From the genome of Virgibacillus siamensis, one region includes:
- the prmC gene encoding peptide chain release factor N(5)-glutamine methyltransferase: MANETKQYEVLRRASLFLEKHHREPKVAELLLQHFRGVSRSQFFMDMREPVPNDIADQFRQAIIKHATTGIPIQHIIGSEEFYGRNFQVNRHTLIPRPETEELVQQVIQAAPVTPVTIVDIGTGSGIIAITLALELENATVYATDISEKALQTAEKNASNLGAEVTFMQGDFLKPVMEKNIKADIIVSNPPYISAAEKPSLSDTVKNFDPELALFADKNGLAAYQKIIADLPDVTKQNGHIFFEIGHEQGEAVSNLLRNTFPSCTTEIMQDINRNDRIIKGSWQKIY, encoded by the coding sequence ATGGCGAATGAAACGAAACAATATGAAGTCCTGCGCCGGGCTTCTCTTTTTTTAGAAAAACATCATCGTGAGCCAAAGGTTGCCGAGTTGCTGCTGCAGCATTTCCGTGGTGTTTCCCGGTCACAATTTTTCATGGATATGCGGGAGCCGGTTCCTAACGATATTGCGGACCAATTCCGGCAAGCGATTATCAAGCATGCAACAACAGGTATACCGATCCAGCATATCATCGGCAGTGAGGAATTTTACGGGCGAAATTTTCAGGTGAACCGTCATACGCTGATACCAAGGCCGGAAACGGAAGAGCTTGTCCAGCAAGTGATTCAAGCCGCCCCGGTTACGCCGGTTACGATTGTTGATATTGGGACGGGGAGCGGCATCATCGCGATTACGCTTGCACTTGAGCTTGAAAATGCCACCGTATACGCGACAGATATTTCCGAAAAGGCACTGCAGACCGCGGAAAAAAATGCATCCAACCTCGGTGCCGAAGTTACGTTCATGCAAGGCGATTTCCTGAAGCCGGTCATGGAAAAAAATATAAAAGCGGATATCATTGTTTCCAACCCGCCATACATTTCCGCGGCAGAAAAACCATCGCTTTCGGACACGGTGAAAAATTTCGACCCGGAACTTGCTTTATTTGCCGATAAGAACGGATTGGCGGCTTATCAAAAAATCATCGCCGATTTGCCGGATGTAACAAAGCAGAACGGGCACATATTTTTTGAAATTGGGCATGAACAGGGAGAGGCGGTCAGCAACCTGCTCCGTAACACTTTCCCATCCTGCACAACCGAAATTATGCAGGATATCAACCGCAACGATCGTATTATAAAAGGAAGCTGGCAGAAAATATACTAG
- the prfA gene encoding peptide chain release factor 1, which translates to MLERLQSLEDRYNKLNELLSDPDVISDMNKLREYSKEQSDLEDVVQAYREYKDVTQQLKDARDMLDDDLDEEMLEMAKEEISELDAQQEDLEEKLKVLLLPKDPNDDKNVIMEIRGAAGGDEAALFAGDLYRMYSKFAETKGWKTEVIEASSTGVGGYKEIIFIINGTGAYSELKFENGAHRVQRVPETESGGRIHTSTATVAVLPEAEEVEVDIHEKDIRVDTFASSGPGGQSVNTTMSAVRLTHMPTGVVVSCQDEKSQIKNKEKAMKVLRARVYDKFQQEAQAEYDENRKSAVGTGDRSERIRTYNFPQNRVTDHRIGLTIQKLDQIMEGKIEEFIEALLIEEQTKKLEQIGE; encoded by the coding sequence TTGTTAGAACGTTTACAATCATTGGAAGATCGATACAATAAATTGAATGAACTGCTTAGTGACCCGGACGTAATCAGTGATATGAATAAATTGCGTGAGTATTCCAAGGAACAGTCTGATCTGGAGGATGTTGTTCAGGCGTACCGTGAATATAAAGATGTGACGCAGCAATTGAAAGATGCGCGCGATATGCTTGATGATGATCTGGATGAAGAGATGCTGGAGATGGCAAAGGAAGAGATTTCAGAGCTGGATGCTCAGCAGGAAGATTTGGAGGAAAAGCTGAAGGTTCTTCTGCTTCCGAAAGATCCGAATGATGATAAGAACGTTATCATGGAAATCCGCGGTGCGGCTGGCGGTGATGAGGCTGCACTGTTTGCTGGTGATCTGTACCGGATGTATTCAAAATTTGCCGAGACGAAGGGCTGGAAGACGGAAGTTATCGAGGCAAGTTCCACAGGTGTCGGCGGGTACAAGGAAATTATTTTCATAATCAATGGTACCGGTGCGTATTCCGAGTTGAAGTTTGAGAATGGTGCACACCGCGTACAGCGTGTTCCGGAAACAGAGTCAGGCGGAAGAATCCATACATCGACTGCAACAGTGGCCGTGCTGCCGGAAGCGGAAGAGGTGGAAGTGGATATTCACGAAAAAGATATTCGTGTCGATACGTTCGCATCCAGCGGTCCCGGCGGGCAGAGTGTTAATACGACCATGTCCGCTGTTCGCCTGACGCACATGCCGACTGGTGTTGTTGTGTCGTGTCAGGATGAAAAATCCCAGATTAAAAATAAGGAAAAGGCAATGAAAGTGCTGCGCGCTCGTGTCTATGACAAATTCCAGCAGGAGGCACAGGCGGAGTATGATGAGAATCGGAAGTCTGCGGTTGGAACTGGTGACCGGTCGGAGCGGATCCGTACGTACAATTTCCCGCAAAACCGCGTGACAGACCACCGTATCGGTCTGACCATTCAGAAACTCGATCAGATTATGGAAGGAAAAATCGAGGAATTCATCGAAGCGTTGTTAATCGAGGAACAAACGAAAAAACTGGAACAAATTGGTGAATAA
- a CDS encoding NERD domain-containing protein produces the protein MPVIQHQRSDYIIKLEALNRRLPATHPAKNKVENRLIREKAGIKGENDMNFYLRFLSPDNHYLHKNPRIPCHGSHFEIDNLLMYCTAFLAVEVKNWYGTIFFDGESQVIQRHDNGTEIGYPNPIPQVKLQIHRLRLLLNRLNIPYIPMHYFIVFSSPKTIIKPLYPDNPVPKEVIHANRLFFLIKKFLQQYSAPILDMKNIADVSAYLVAEHTPKMVDVMYEFGIKPWELIKGVFCPKCGIAPMAWKHGKWHCIQCLHASKMSHISALRDYMLLISDELSNAEARKFLKLDSPDVMKRLLRAAYQVAGTTKNRRYKLSKCRINANYAE, from the coding sequence ATGCCAGTTATTCAGCACCAGCGATCTGATTATATTATAAAGCTGGAAGCACTTAACCGTAGACTTCCCGCCACGCATCCGGCAAAAAATAAAGTAGAAAATCGGTTAATACGGGAGAAGGCGGGGATAAAAGGGGAAAACGATATGAATTTTTATTTGAGGTTTTTGTCCCCCGACAATCATTATCTTCATAAAAATCCCCGCATCCCATGCCATGGCAGCCACTTTGAAATAGATAATCTTCTAATGTATTGTACAGCTTTTCTGGCGGTTGAGGTAAAAAATTGGTATGGTACTATATTTTTTGATGGAGAAAGTCAAGTGATCCAGCGCCATGATAATGGAACTGAAATCGGATATCCCAACCCGATTCCACAAGTTAAACTCCAAATACACCGTTTAAGACTACTTCTGAACAGATTGAATATCCCATATATTCCGATGCACTATTTCATCGTTTTCAGCTCACCAAAAACAATCATCAAACCACTCTATCCTGACAACCCTGTTCCAAAAGAAGTTATTCACGCGAATCGGTTGTTTTTCCTTATAAAAAAATTTCTCCAGCAGTACTCTGCACCTATCTTGGATATGAAAAACATAGCTGATGTTTCGGCGTATTTAGTAGCAGAACATACACCGAAAATGGTTGATGTTATGTATGAGTTTGGTATTAAACCGTGGGAACTGATTAAAGGGGTATTTTGTCCGAAATGTGGAATAGCTCCAATGGCTTGGAAACATGGGAAGTGGCACTGCATTCAATGTTTGCATGCTTCAAAGATGTCCCATATATCGGCGCTGCGTGATTATATGTTGCTTATTTCTGATGAACTATCCAATGCAGAAGCGCGGAAATTCCTAAAGTTAGATTCACCGGATGTTATGAAGCGGTTGTTACGTGCTGCATATCAAGTGGCGGGGACTACAAAAAACAGAAGATATAAATTATCAAAGTGCCGGATTAATGCTAATTATGCCGAATAA
- a CDS encoding thymidine kinase, translating into MYVMKQSGWVEVICGSMFSGKSEELIRRVRRATFGHLSVRVFKPAIDDRYSDGSVVSHNGNSTIARPVKNSDEILADIEGDSNVDVIGIDEAQFFDENIVAVADELANEGIRVIIAGLDTDFRGEPFGPMPKLMALAESVTKLNAICPVCGSPASRTQRLIDGKPASYDDPIIMVGASESYEPRCRHHHEVPNKPSSIALTAELKSAQR; encoded by the coding sequence ATGTATGTGATGAAACAAAGTGGCTGGGTAGAGGTGATCTGCGGAAGTATGTTCTCCGGGAAATCCGAGGAATTAATCCGGAGAGTGCGCCGCGCAACGTTCGGTCATTTATCGGTCCGCGTATTTAAACCGGCAATTGATGACCGATATTCCGACGGTTCGGTTGTATCGCACAATGGCAACTCAACCATCGCACGCCCGGTAAAAAATTCCGATGAGATTCTGGCGGACATTGAAGGAGATTCTAATGTTGATGTCATCGGGATTGATGAAGCACAATTTTTTGATGAAAATATTGTAGCCGTAGCCGATGAACTGGCAAACGAAGGCATCCGCGTCATCATCGCCGGCCTTGATACCGACTTCCGCGGCGAACCATTCGGACCAATGCCAAAACTGATGGCACTCGCCGAATCGGTCACCAAGCTGAATGCCATTTGTCCTGTATGCGGATCTCCCGCAAGCCGTACCCAGCGGCTGATTGACGGCAAACCAGCATCATACGATGACCCAATCATCATGGTTGGTGCATCCGAGTCCTATGAACCAAGATGCCGCCATCACCACGAGGTCCCAAACAAGCCCAGTAGTATAGCATTAACAGCTGAATTGAAAAGTGCACAACGATAA
- a CDS encoding type B 50S ribosomal protein L31: MKKEIHPEYRKVVFLDTSSEFKFLSGSTKSSDETIEWEDGNTYPLIRVEISSDSHPFYTGKQKADKVGGRVDRFKKKYNMK; the protein is encoded by the coding sequence ATGAAAAAAGAAATTCATCCGGAATACAGAAAAGTTGTGTTTTTGGACACGAGCTCAGAATTTAAGTTTTTGAGCGGATCAACAAAAAGTTCAGACGAAACAATCGAGTGGGAAGATGGCAACACATACCCGCTGATCCGTGTTGAAATCAGTTCAGATTCACATCCGTTCTACACTGGTAAGCAAAAAGCTGACAAAGTTGGCGGACGTGTAGACCGATTCAAGAAAAAATATAATATGAAGTAA
- the rho gene encoding transcription termination factor Rho — protein MAALTISHLETLTLKEVYTLAREYKVSYYAKLTKRELIFAILKAQAEKDGYLFMDGILEIIPSEGFGFLRPINYSPSAEDIYISASQIRRFDLRNGDKVSGKVRPPKENERYYGLLHVDAVNGEDPETAKERVHFPALTALYPDRLMQLEKDTKRLSTRIIDIMTPVGFGQRGLIVAPPKAGKTVLLKEIANSISANHPEAKLIILLVDERPEEVTDIERSVSPDVDVVSSTFDEVPESHIKVSELVLERAMRLVEHKRDVIVLMDSITRLARAYNLVIPPSGRTLSGGIDPAAFHRPKRFFGAARNIEEGGSFTILATALVDTGSRMDDVIYEEFKGTGNMELHLDRSLAERRIFPSIDILKSGTRKEELLISKSHLDKIWAIRKTMQDSHNFLDRFLKRLRASKNNEEFFQQMDEEMARKGVKK, from the coding sequence ATGGCAGCACTAACAATATCTCATTTAGAGACATTAACATTAAAAGAAGTATATACTCTGGCGCGTGAGTATAAGGTATCCTATTATGCAAAACTTACAAAACGCGAGCTGATTTTTGCGATATTAAAAGCACAGGCGGAAAAAGACGGATACCTGTTTATGGATGGAATTCTGGAAATTATTCCATCGGAAGGATTCGGATTTCTGCGTCCGATCAACTATTCGCCGAGTGCTGAGGATATTTATATTTCCGCATCACAAATCCGGCGTTTTGATTTGCGCAATGGTGATAAAGTTTCCGGTAAAGTCCGTCCTCCAAAAGAAAACGAACGTTACTATGGTTTGCTCCATGTTGACGCGGTCAATGGGGAAGACCCGGAAACAGCAAAAGAACGTGTCCATTTTCCGGCGTTGACAGCACTTTATCCGGACCGTTTAATGCAATTGGAAAAAGATACGAAACGACTTTCCACCCGGATTATTGATATTATGACACCAGTTGGCTTTGGACAGCGCGGTCTGATTGTAGCCCCGCCAAAAGCCGGTAAAACGGTATTATTGAAGGAAATTGCCAACAGCATTTCCGCAAACCACCCGGAAGCGAAGCTGATTATTCTGCTGGTCGACGAGCGTCCTGAGGAAGTAACCGATATTGAACGATCCGTCTCACCGGATGTCGATGTGGTCAGTTCAACATTTGACGAAGTTCCGGAAAGCCATATCAAAGTTTCCGAGCTTGTCCTGGAGCGCGCGATGCGTCTTGTTGAACATAAACGTGATGTCATCGTACTGATGGATAGTATCACGCGGCTGGCACGTGCATACAACTTGGTTATCCCGCCAAGCGGACGTACGCTTTCAGGTGGTATCGACCCGGCGGCATTCCACCGTCCGAAACGCTTTTTCGGTGCTGCCCGCAATATTGAAGAGGGTGGCAGCTTCACCATTTTGGCGACAGCATTGGTCGATACAGGCTCACGCATGGATGATGTGATTTACGAGGAATTTAAAGGAACCGGCAACATGGAACTGCACCTTGACCGCAGTCTTGCCGAACGTCGTATTTTCCCATCAATTGACATTCTTAAATCCGGCACCAGGAAAGAAGAACTGCTTATTTCAAAAAGTCATCTTGACAAAATTTGGGCAATCCGCAAAACAATGCAGGATTCCCACAACTTCCTGGACCGCTTCCTGAAGCGATTGCGTGCATCGAAGAACAACGAAGAATTTTTCCAGCAAATGGACGAGGAAATGGCCCGTAAAGGTGTAAAGAAATAG
- the glpX gene encoding class II fructose-bisphosphatase, whose protein sequence is MERSLTMEIVRVTEAAALKSARWMGRGKKEEADDAATSAMRDVFDTIPMKGRVVIGEGEMDEAPMLYIGEELGTGSGPSVDVAVDPLEGTNIVAQGTWNALAVIAIADHKKLLHAPDMYMKKIAVGPEAVGKVDINASTADNLKAVAEAKNKAVEDLVVIVLDRPRHKELIEEIRVAGARIKLIPDGDVAAAMNTAFDDTGVDLLLGIGGAPEGVLGAVALKCLGGEMQGKLIPSNDEERERCKDMGIPDTEKVLYMDDFCGGDDAIFAATGVTDGELLQGVQFKGANNATTQTVVMRAKSGTVRFIDGKHSLEKKPNLVIKP, encoded by the coding sequence ATGGAAAGAAGTTTAACAATGGAAATCGTACGCGTTACCGAAGCAGCAGCCCTTAAATCAGCTCGCTGGATGGGGCGGGGAAAAAAAGAAGAAGCAGATGATGCAGCAACCTCCGCTATGCGTGACGTATTCGATACGATACCGATGAAAGGACGAGTCGTCATCGGTGAAGGTGAAATGGATGAAGCGCCAATGCTTTACATAGGCGAAGAACTTGGTACTGGTTCCGGTCCTAGTGTGGATGTGGCAGTAGACCCGCTTGAAGGAACAAACATCGTTGCCCAGGGTACATGGAATGCGCTGGCAGTTATCGCGATTGCCGATCATAAAAAATTGTTGCATGCACCAGATATGTACATGAAAAAAATTGCAGTAGGACCGGAAGCGGTAGGCAAAGTTGATATTAACGCTTCCACAGCCGACAACCTGAAAGCTGTTGCGGAAGCGAAAAACAAAGCAGTGGAAGACCTTGTTGTTATCGTATTGGACCGCCCCCGCCACAAAGAATTGATCGAAGAAATCCGTGTAGCGGGAGCCCGTATCAAACTGATTCCGGACGGTGACGTTGCAGCGGCAATGAACACCGCATTTGATGATACAGGCGTCGACCTCCTCTTAGGTATTGGCGGCGCACCGGAAGGCGTACTTGGTGCAGTTGCACTGAAATGCCTTGGCGGTGAAATGCAGGGTAAACTGATTCCATCAAATGATGAAGAGCGCGAACGATGCAAAGATATGGGTATTCCGGATACAGAAAAAGTTCTGTATATGGATGATTTTTGCGGCGGCGATGATGCCATATTTGCAGCAACCGGTGTAACAGACGGCGAATTACTGCAAGGTGTTCAGTTTAAAGGCGCAAATAATGCAACTACCCAGACAGTCGTCATGCGTGCTAAAAGCGGAACAGTCCGCTTTATTGATGGAAAACACAGCCTGGAGAAAAAACCAAACCTCGTAATCAAACCATAA
- a CDS encoding UDP-N-acetylglucosamine 1-carboxyvinyltransferase, translating into MQKMLVEGGHLLNGKVRINGAKNSAVALLPAALLADSEVAIEGLPEISDIYTLGGLLEEIGGRVTWDGQTAYIDPTNVVSMPLPNGKVKKLRASYYFMGAMLGKFKQAVIGLPGGCHLGPRPIDQHIKGFEALGAEVTNEQGAIYLRAKELTGARIYLDVVSVGATINIMLAAVKAKGKTIIENAAKEPEIIDVATLLTNMGAKIKGVGTDVIRIEGVSSLNGCRHTIIPDRIEAGTYAIAAAAQGNEVIIDNVISQHLESVLAKLREMGVTIEESDEQLLVAPKNPLKSVDIKTLVYPGFPTDLQQPFTTLLTKAVNTGVITDTIYAARLKHIDELRRMNAIIKVEGGSAIVSGPVQLQGAKVKATDLRAGASLVIAGLMANGITEITGLEHIDRGYEKLTDKLLALGANVWREEMTEQEVQQFQNS; encoded by the coding sequence TTGCAAAAAATGTTAGTTGAAGGCGGTCATTTGTTAAATGGAAAGGTTCGGATCAACGGTGCTAAAAACAGTGCAGTTGCATTGCTGCCTGCTGCACTTTTAGCTGATTCTGAGGTAGCGATTGAAGGTCTTCCGGAAATTTCGGATATCTATACATTGGGCGGTCTGCTGGAAGAAATAGGCGGCCGTGTTACCTGGGACGGGCAAACAGCTTACATTGATCCAACTAACGTTGTGTCGATGCCGTTGCCAAATGGAAAAGTCAAAAAACTGCGGGCATCCTATTATTTTATGGGTGCAATGCTGGGCAAATTTAAACAGGCTGTCATTGGCCTGCCTGGTGGATGTCATCTTGGTCCGCGCCCGATTGATCAGCATATCAAAGGGTTTGAGGCGCTTGGGGCGGAAGTGACCAATGAACAGGGTGCGATTTATCTTCGTGCAAAAGAATTGACCGGCGCGCGGATTTACTTAGACGTTGTCAGTGTTGGCGCAACTATCAATATTATGCTGGCCGCTGTTAAAGCAAAAGGAAAAACCATCATAGAAAATGCAGCAAAAGAACCTGAAATCATTGACGTAGCCACATTGTTAACGAATATGGGTGCGAAGATCAAGGGTGTGGGAACGGATGTCATCCGCATTGAAGGGGTTTCGTCCTTGAATGGATGCCGTCATACCATCATCCCGGATAGAATTGAAGCGGGAACCTATGCCATTGCCGCGGCTGCACAGGGCAATGAAGTTATCATTGATAACGTAATTTCACAGCATCTGGAATCCGTATTGGCAAAGTTGCGCGAAATGGGTGTGACGATAGAAGAAAGTGATGAGCAGCTTTTGGTTGCCCCGAAAAATCCGCTCAAAAGTGTTGATATTAAAACATTGGTCTACCCGGGATTCCCGACTGATCTGCAGCAGCCGTTCACAACACTTTTAACCAAGGCAGTCAACACCGGCGTCATTACCGATACAATTTACGCAGCAAGATTAAAACATATTGATGAATTACGCCGAATGAATGCTATAATAAAAGTGGAGGGTGGATCTGCCATTGTATCCGGGCCTGTTCAGCTCCAGGGTGCAAAGGTGAAAGCAACCGACTTGCGTGCAGGTGCATCACTTGTCATTGCCGGATTGATGGCCAATGGCATTACTGAAATAACCGGCCTCGAACACATTGACCGCGGGTATGAAAAGCTTACAGATAAATTACTTGCCCTTGGTGCAAATGTTTGGCGCGAGGAAATGACCGAGCAGGAAGTCCAGCAGTTTCAAAACTCCTGA
- the fsa gene encoding fructose-6-phosphate aldolase translates to MKFFVDTANIEEIRSANELGILAGVTTNPSLVAKEGVSFHDRLKEITSEVDGSVSAEVISEDAEGMIKEGKELAAIAPNITVKVPMTLEGLKAVKAFSDLNIKTNVTLIFNANQALLAARAGASYVSPFLGRLDDIGHDGMDLIATISQIFDRHGIETEIIAASIRHPLHVIDAAANGANIATIPYKVLGQLVKHPLTDQGIEKFLADWNKQK, encoded by the coding sequence ATGAAATTTTTTGTTGATACGGCGAACATTGAAGAAATTCGTTCGGCAAATGAACTCGGGATACTGGCCGGCGTGACGACCAACCCAAGCCTGGTGGCAAAGGAAGGTGTTTCGTTTCATGATCGTTTGAAGGAAATCACCAGTGAGGTGGACGGTTCCGTCAGCGCAGAAGTCATTTCCGAAGATGCGGAAGGAATGATTAAGGAAGGCAAGGAGCTTGCTGCAATCGCACCAAATATCACTGTCAAGGTTCCAATGACGCTGGAAGGATTAAAAGCGGTTAAAGCGTTCAGTGATCTGAATATTAAAACGAACGTGACCTTGATTTTTAATGCAAATCAGGCTCTGCTTGCAGCGCGAGCAGGTGCATCATATGTTTCACCGTTCCTCGGCAGACTTGATGATATCGGTCATGATGGAATGGATCTGATTGCAACGATTTCACAAATCTTTGACCGTCATGGCATCGAAACGGAAATTATTGCTGCATCAATCAGACATCCACTCCATGTGATTGATGCTGCAGCAAATGGAGCGAATATTGCAACAATTCCATACAAGGTACTCGGACAGCTTGTCAAACATCCACTAACAGATCAAGGTATCGAAAAATTCCTTGCAGATTGGAATAAGCAAAAATAA
- a CDS encoding response regulator, with amino-acid sequence MTREILVVDDQPGIRLLLQEIFTNEGYQVTTVQTGKEALDYLSSKEFDLLMLDYKLPIIDGIEVLRKMSEREITTPAIVMSGLPEDISRETEQFGLVKKILAKPFNVQEVCDYTRNLLG; translated from the coding sequence ATGACAAGAGAGATTCTGGTCGTAGATGATCAGCCAGGCATCCGCTTGCTTCTGCAGGAGATTTTTACAAATGAAGGCTATCAGGTAACGACTGTACAGACGGGAAAAGAAGCGTTGGATTATCTGTCCAGCAAAGAATTTGATCTGCTTATGCTCGATTATAAACTTCCGATAATTGATGGAATTGAAGTTCTTCGAAAGATGAGCGAGCGTGAAATAACAACACCGGCAATCGTAATGAGCGGACTGCCGGAGGATATCAGCCGTGAAACCGAGCAATTCGGATTGGTGAAAAAGATTCTTGCCAAACCGTTTAATGTTCAGGAAGTATGCGACTACACCAGGAACCTGTTGGGATAA